In the genome of Phragmites australis chromosome 9, lpPhrAust1.1, whole genome shotgun sequence, the window GACTGACAGTTCTTTCCCATGGTTTCAGCCGAGGAATTTGGCCTCCCGTTCCTGCCAGCTTCCCTGTCGAATAGCTCTAACATCTCTCAAGGCGTAAACTTCGCCGTCGGCGGCGCGACGGCGGTCGAGGTCGGCTTCTTCGAGAGGAACGACCTGGTCCCGTTTAAGCTTCTGAACAATTCGCTGGACGTGCAGCTGGGCTGGTTCGAGAAGCTCAGGCCATCGCTTTGCAACACCACGGAAGGTGTGCCATTTCCTCTCCCTTGCAATTATCATCATGTCTTGTTCAACGGTTCAAGAATACACATGTCGTGCTTAATTATTTTTCGACGAGATAGATAACTAACAAACCGATTGCTGCAGGGTCCGGGGGCTGTTTCGGTAAATCACTTTTCCTCGTCGGGGAGTTTGGTGTGAACGACTACAACTTCATCTGGATGGCGAACAAGACCGAGGACGAAGTGAGATCGTACGTGCCCAAAGTTGTGAAAACCATTGCCTTGGCCGTGGAGGTATATTGATACATGTTCACACATTTCTGTTCAGTTTTCACGCCGTTTCATCAGTTGTACTCCGGCTAGTTTATCAGGCAGTGATCCAGCTCTGCTTTACAGAGGCTCATCAACGATGGCGCGGCGTACATCGTGGTGCCGGGGAACCCGCCGATCGGGTGCTCGCCCACCATCCTGACCCTTCGGCGGAGCGCCAACGCCATGGACTACGACCGCATCGGCTGCCTCCGCGCCGTCAACAGCGTGGCCAGGTACCACAACACGCTGCTCCGCGTGACCGTGGGCGGGCTCAGGGGCAGGTACCCCCATGCCAGGATCATCTTCGCCGACTTCTACAACCCGATACGCAGAATCATCGAAAACCCCAACAGTTTCGGTAAAACTTGCATCTTTTTCAGCTTTTTTTAGAGAACAGGAGAGGCAAGCCCCTTTTGGTTATAATATACTAGCGCATCAACCTGTGCGAttgcacaggctagaaatttagcatacaactaaattttagatatttgtgttaataataattgtatgctaagatacatcagctatttatatttaaatattagaatataaaatataaatgtaatttttattcataatattgaaatcatatttattatttgtgaatagatctaatttataattttcattttatgtgttatgcaaattgatttttatttgtttcttgattttttgaaattattattatttttaatattgtcaccgtatctcatattagtTTTTTGagatacattataaattctttgatattacttttatgtgataatccgtaatatgtttgcgttctgttgttttaattttgtaatatctgattacacgtatatttaattggtatattttaattgatttggaaaagtgtgtttattgctaacgtaactaagttggagtttgctaacgtaatcttgttggacaaaggatatctaaaaaaagaagaaggaaagatcaGGAAGGAAGTAGTCTTAGAATTGGactctgatttgttttttaatcttttgtttcttctggttgttgatctatggttacagttagtcaatcaatcaattcgacggtcggatgttttgcttttttatgagaatttctaggatttttctaagattaatgtggaggcaccaaaaggagcctccaattagtaaatataagattagTAAGAAAAAGGTATTTAGAACTGTCGTAGTCGCCATTTGACATTTTTCGGTTGAAGCGGGTTCGTGTATGCAATCATTAAGTTATCGTCAATTTTGCGACGTGCAGGCGTCGTCAGTGACGTTCTGAAGGCGTGCTGCGGCACAGGCGGCGCCTACAACTGGAACGGCAGCGCCGTCTGCGGCATGCCTGGGGTGGTGGCTTGCCGGAATCCGGCAGCGTACGTGAGCTGGGACGGGGTGCACTACACGGAGGCCATCAACCGCTACGTTGCCAAGGGGTGGCTGTACGGGCCTTACGCTGATCCGCCGATACTGAGTGCTATGCAGCACTAGCTTGCCGAAACCATTGTTGTGTAATTCTAGCGAGCATGATATgagtgtaatttttttcttacttGGGTTGAAGGGAGACTTAGTTTCTATCAATAAATATGTTGACGAGCTTGTTAATTTGGGTTTGCCCAactagaatatatatatatatatatatatatatataatgtaccTAGGCGTATTGTAGTTTGCTATTATGCTATCCTCAATTACGACCATAAAAATAGTATAATTGTGATCCACAAGATATGTTAATtactataaatatgtatatgtttgGATGCGAGAGATCATCTAAAATTTCTCAGCCCAGAGTGTAAGGGTGCGGGTGTGATAGTGTACCTAAGTACACAAAATAAACAGATGAAAGACAAAAGATAGGGAACATATTTTATTcatattaaataatataaatataggTTCTCATGTGTGTGCGCTCCATAGCCTGCTGACGGCAATCTGACTTGGGCAATGTGGTCTTCTAGTTTCTAGGCCCTCGAAAGGCTCCTAGTTAATTACATCTGTGAGTTGAGCTCACAGAATATCTCCGATTAAACTGTGTACATGGTCATATTTTTTGGTCTTCGCTTCCCGTTCTCCATGCATGTGATGATGTGGTTGGTGTAGATGGGGGCGTCGGTGTCATCCATGGCCTCGTTGGTCCATGAGCCGGTGGTAGCGCAGTTGATGCGTTGGCTGCATTCGCCCTTGTCATTATAGTAGATGGAAGAACATGCATGATGGCGCTCGACTTGTCCGATTCGATGACTTGGCAGCATCATCGGGATGAGAAGATAGAGAGAGGAAATTGGTAAAGATGTGCATCCTGAAACATCATCCGGGAAAGCCTGTAGACTCCAGTGCTTGATTTTGTGATCTAGTAGCAGTACGATGCACTCATGCACTAATACATGTGTATTTGCATGTACACATGCACTAGTGCATCTAAGTGCATGGACTGGCTTTCAGGTCGTGTGCGATGCCTCCGGTGGCCAACGTGGTAATGTTGGGGTCTCTGCAAATGACGCGGCATCTTGGCAACCCCAGCGTCATCCTTTATGGTTCACGAACAGCCTTGGTGGCGTCGGTAGCTCCGCGGCCTGCACAGTCTCGGTGGGATCTATGACTTCGCCTCAGAAGCTGCTCCGCTGGATGGCGCCATCTCGAGCTTGACAATTTGGACGGTGAACCTCAGCGGATCACGGACGGACATTATAGTGGAGCGCTTCTCCACGTGCAGCGTGAGGGTGAACTCCAGGTACGCCTCCACATGTTGTTGTGATGGATGCATGGTGACAACATAGATGTCCTTCACTGTGCGCATGAACATGTGGGTGTTTGTCGATCGATAATATGTGGCTCGACGTACAACACCGACTGATGAACTCGGCtggtgtcggagagtgaactcctgtcgcagggatcccgagagacccctttttagagattcggccggggggatgatcctgaaaaaacttgtttgggaaataagcgggaacggaaataaatgcgatggctggcgggagacgatcaccctaatgcaagaaaaagtgggtacgccgggttttagacaggttcgggccgcacggaggcgtaacaccctactcctgtatgaacactatatttatccttgaagagaattcttcaaggaggtatctggttctaaggggagagctgtttacaaagagcttgaggctcttatgttctagcttaactcgagctggttcgagtgtctgtcgatctgtctttggcctggttcgtcggagattgttggtcgtctggtggtcgaaggctttttctctccttttttagtgttctccatcctttccttttataggcgcgccgacctcaacatatcctgaatgggaaagaggtgacgcgaatgccaaggtgccacggagaaaaaggcgtaatcatttcatcttggcgaagtgacaggggcggtggagaaatgcggcgcgcattcgaccaccagccgctgcggaagcctcggggcgccatgaaaagggcccaccgggcagcctcagaggtgcccggtgcgcccaccctgtcttgttcttctgccagggcagggtggcaggccgagcgcttcgattctggcaacgttatcccgaggcacctggatgaaacgggacgggacccgtgcatttaatggacccacgcccccctgccagtgcatggcagggtctgacactggggcgtgggcagctgagaatgtcaggatgtcaggatgtcagaccgcgcgtgcctattaaatgcggcattgggcctttgactggatgacaccctgacgacgggacccttcgggtcgttgaatgatcttgcgcgaaccttcggggaaccgagtcctcgggggctaccacgtgcagccccgagcactcgagtgagaccttcggggaaccgagtcctcgggggctgccacgtgcagccccgagcactctctcccgagcactcgagtgagaccttcggggaaccgagtcctcgggggctgccacgtgcagccccgagcactctctcccgagcattcgagtgagaccttcggggaaccgagtcctcgggggctgccacgtgcagccccgagcactctctccctagcacttcggtgggaccttcggggcacgagtcctcgggggctgccacgtgcagccccgagcactctctcccgagtactgcggtgggaccttcggggcaccgagtcctcgggggctgccacgtgcagccccgagcactctctcccgagcactttggtggggccttcggggcactgggtcctcgggggctgccatgtgcagccccgagcactatctcctgagcacttcagtgggaccttcggggcaccgagtcctcgggggctgccacgtgcagccccgagcactctctcccgagcacttcggtgggaccttcggggcaccgagtcctcgggggctgccacgtgcagccccgagcactctctcccgagcactttggtggggccttcggggcactgggtcctcgggggctgccacgtgcagtcccgagcactctctcccgagcactttggtcttagtatttggaccctgcagatcatcggggaactagggtgctcgggaaccagaggcggcggccccgagcaccttctcccgggacttagctttttcttacctcgcagggtggtgacatgtggtggatagccggcctggcctcgggacttagggacccctagttctgaatacaccgacagtagcccccgggcccgttggtagccgacgggacggagactgcgaatgggcccttcgtcgcgaccgaggccaaggctagcgcggacgccatgtggcaagctttcgagaggtggcccttgcggacctagaccttaagtacgttccaacgggaaaatgagtggacgcgtgtccacacaacttccgaagggtatgataaccatacgggcggcacgcgcggtcgccgcgcagatcgaggaaaatacgcctggcaaccgctgacatcgtgcgatcggcgggagattcgtctgacagttgcgtcgatcgaggcgacgcttcgccgagcgaaccgtctggggcggcagttttcgaattttgagatataaaaaagggggaacggatcggtccgtttcccctttttacgctctcttgcacttgcgcaTTCTTGGTGCTCTgaagccctcaggaaaatcccaggcgaccggagcattctcccttctccctcttctccaccctgttgagatgacgagggttggaggaggacgccgggacaggacttcggacagcatcttgccggagtctcgtctgaggaatgaggaggcggcggataaaattaggaagctgttggtaccggagggtcaggaaggtgccgtggtggtgaggccggcgactctgacgccggcgacgaccgtccctgggcggaccgttctcttcacctctttcgtggcggcggggctagtgccgccgttctccgccttctttctgcaagttttggagacgtacggcatacaaatggcgcacctaagccccaattccgtcgtggcgttggcggtcttcgcgcatctctgcgaaatgttcgtgggggtgatgccgtcggcgacgctgcttcgccatttcttcgttctccggccggtggggaagaagagggggtactccacggcggacgtcgcggggtgctgcaaccttcggctccgggaaggcctgggggatcattatattccccaggttctgcgcagcaagtgggaggagtggctgcgggactggttcttcgtcgacatcgacccccacgagcgcctcgaattgccagagagggcggcggaacctcggcggtcgacgtgggaggcgccgccgccagaagatgcgagactgaagccggtgctagagcgcatcttggaactgcgcgagggcgggctgacctcagtcatggtggtcgtggactttctgcgtcgtcggttggcacccttgcgagagcgggcccgaccaagctggttctacaccgggccggaggacatcaccaggacccagattggcgcgagctgggatctggggcaggcggagctgcgagggatgacccgagtgatcaccgggacggaggacatgagccgggcggagctcccgtggccggagatggcgctctgcgccaatcccaaccgggtggccatcatggcggggctgccggagttcgatgcccaggggcccgtggaccggccacaaagccggagtcccgaggcctccgacctccccgggctggaggaacttcttggcgaggaggtcgcaggtagttcggcgcgggctggcgacggggccgccgcaag includes:
- the LOC133929859 gene encoding GDSL esterase/lipase At1g28600-like, with protein sequence MELTLVFSFIFLLQDFLSGVSSASPRYFTSMFTLGDSYIDTGNFVIMATPVIPVWIDKPPYGMTFFGHPTGRPSDGRVIIDFIAEEFGLPFLPASLSNSSNISQGVNFAVGGATAVEVGFFERNDLVPFKLLNNSLDVQLGWFEKLRPSLCNTTEGSGGCFGKSLFLVGEFGVNDYNFIWMANKTEDEVRSYVPKVVKTIALAVERLINDGAAYIVVPGNPPIGCSPTILTLRRSANAMDYDRIGCLRAVNSVARYHNTLLRVTVGGLRGRYPHARIIFADFYNPIRRIIENPNSFGVVSDVLKACCGTGGAYNWNGSAVCGMPGVVACRNPAAYVSWDGVHYTEAINRYVAKGWLYGPYADPPILSAMQH